ctccgttgtacttcaggatttccaagaaactactccattgaggaggcaaagcatcagcaaactttttcACAACTTCAGCTTCAGTTGTCACTACACTATAATTATCCAATTTCGtaagcagatgataaaatcggcttgtcatatctcccaaggactccttatccatacaagtgaaaccttcgaattctttcttgagaagatcatgacgcatttgacgtgttgctgcatttcccactcctctgtttttcaatccgtcccacaacttctttgttgtcttgaagctgacaaactgatggtagatatctttgctcaacgcctgagtgagaatagcgtatgccttcttttccagatcataggttttctttttatcttctggaagatcagcaaacgtagcagaatctgaagcagcaacctctatggcttgatcgaaatctgtggtgaaacgtatccacagttccgtattttgaccaagaacatatgttttaaacctctcaacccatcctggatattcattcaaatgcatcaactttggaggtcgattcaaacttcctgtttcactttcgcttagtagaatactttgaatgctcggagtttgattcgataccaaagcccattgatttccctgagaagatgtcgataccggcgACTCGGCCCataaaggagatgaccttgtattcgtgtattttccatcgtctggagccggtgtaccccaccatgagggagtgacatttgatcttgtatattcaccattatctggagccggattccaccaactcggattcatgatagataagcaaaataaatgctaagtgagTAATCCGAAAGATATCACGGCCGAAGGATCCTGTTCCGAAAGATCtcaaatcacagaaacttgttaacaataacctgaccacaatcgaaagatcaacacttgttcgaaggatcaacagtactcgaaagattactgttgaatctcgaacaatgatgtcgaaagattcaagaactcgaaggattctcctttgaaagatccttatctttcgagttaaatccttatctttcggacactgtctttcgaaaagattcctttatcgaaggatatgtttcagacttcgaaggatgggtcgaaggatgatagtctttcgagccttccttgatcgaaagataatctttcgaagtcgaaggatatctttcgagaggttctgacacaactgacgttgatgtgataggttggtgaaaaggtgatgggttggtaagtcaactttcggcagaaaggatatgGTCAGATgtactttcccaccaactttgaaaacTTTACCCAAAATAGATAACCTTATCCAGAACCGGTCACCGGAATATTGaccggagatatggccggaattcaccaaatcactcaaaaacaagttttaagttacccaacccgcttaTGAACACTCCCGGTAGGTTTAaaaacacgttttccagtttaaaagtgtagaaaaaccaacaaaaacgggtgttaaaccaagtgttcaaacacacaccaagaacttgaataacccggttttaaacaaggtaaagagccaagctctgataccacttgtaggtcccttttctcggaggatcgagaacaaacctaaaccttgttatactaacccactagcgagtgcggaatccaagctagcgagcaaaccgggataatacaagaacaaacacaagaacacacaagactcaacgattaacaccacttgtattaatgcgtagaaagtttccggttacaagcacaatgtttacaatctgtttgcaaactctcaaagtatgtgtgtgtgtgtttcggacagaatgctctcaactctcaaagtttctgtctgtgtgcatctaactttcacactacactgcatgggtatatatatacccatcccatgatgtctggtcgaaggatccgatagatggtccgaaggatcatctatcgaggacatttcattcgaaggatgagcagggacctcgaaggatgacccttcgaggtctatcattcgaagcatatctttcgagcacctcgaaggatcaacagtatccttcgaggctatccttcgatacagacatacatacaacttattggccaagtcaaactaggaggatagttgacttggtcaacttacagactgacttaggacatcgtttacatacagaccgaatacagacaaagtacagacacaagtgcaccaacagggggtggtgtgggggaccggcgccgggcctaagccggcccccataccgctTGGTCTAATATGGTAAGCATATTAAACCTGGGGATGAGATTGGTACCGTACCCAAATTTCAAAAAAGGTGAACACACCGAATCTAATCTATCAATATAGTGACGGTACTCGTTACAAAAATGGATACTCCAAAAATGGGTCGGATCACTATTTTGTGACGCCGTTGCTTCTTCTGACGAAGGCGTTAATGCATCTTCTCTATAACTTAAAGGTGAATTCTTccattcaaaaccctaattcaattATCCTCCTTTCTAGTTATACGGTTTTTGTTTTTTCACTTGAATTGAATCGATGCATTCAAGAACCCTAACCCTAATTCAACTGATAAACTGAATACTACATCATTATTACTATACTCATCAAAATTGTATTGATACAGGTGGCATTTGGAAATTATAAGAAGCAGCGTTCTATGATGCTGAGCTTCTGTTATCTGTTACCTCCACTAAGTCTCATCATGTATCAGGTATGTATGTGTCTTTATCTATTTTCTGTATTTCATATGATTTATTGTATATCTTATATTTGAAAATACCTGTAATGGTAAGAAAGATACAAATAAGGTTTGATAGGCAGAGTCAAATAGTTTGGATGTAATAGCAATGTTGAtcgaatgaaatggatcattacaTTACATTATCGTGTGTTGGTTTGCCTGTTTAAATGGAGCGAGTTTTCGTAACAATTTTCTCAAACTATATCAAAAGGCAATACATGATTTTATCTCTGTTTTTGTACATTACTTAGAAAAGagggagaggggggggggggggggagtttaATACTTTAATGTACACATGCTACAAGCTAAACATAATACAAGCTTGTTAAAGCCTCAATTAGGATTATGATAAAAAGAAAAGTTGTATCTTTAAGCTATTTGGAATAACAAATAGTAATTTagttaaatttttgtgattttttctcAAAAGATTTTATGCTATTGAAGATTACACTATAAATTGAGTTACTTTGTAATGCTTTGATGAAGGACGATCTGTTTAGAGTTTTCTTTAAGTCTGTAACTGTTAAGAAGTTTCTATAAGTGTGTGACGATCTAGAATGCTTATTGGTATGCCTTGATTGATCCCATCGTTATATGGCTCATGGGTTGTTGCGGTTGGAGATCTGTATTAAGTTTAAGAAAATTGTTTCTATGTTATGGCGTTATCAGATATCCAACATATCTAACCTTGCTAAATTGCAAGGATACTCCGTGCGTGCTGTTTCGTGAATTTGTGATGTTTCGTTTGGTGAGGAATAAGATACACAACTAGAACTTTTAAGTTTTATCTTGGCATTAGCTGAGTTAATTAGATGGTTATCCTCGGGTTATACAGTCGGAAGTCATTTCTAGCATATAAGAAATTTCGTGTGAGGTGGGGTGTTATAAAAGAATGCTTTGCTTGGGATATATGGTAAGTCTATTTTATGTATGCGCACTTAATTtggataacaaaaaaaaaaaatcttcttTTTTTACACTTGCATACAAGTCTGTTTTATACATACCCATACCAGGCTGTTTGGCAACCTCTGTGCCAGTAAGCGCTGAACCAGTTGAGTGACCGGGTAAGTGACTCTTAACCGGTAAGTGCTGAGCCAGTAAGAGTATGCCGATGTGGTGGTAGGTCGAGGAGGTGGTGCGTGAGTGGCTGGGTGAGGATTATGAACACATGTGAAAGGACAGAGGGGTAAATTTTTCATTGAACATCATTttgaaacttaatggttaagagGTTAGATGCCTGATTCAGAGGTGTCCTTCTAATGAACCAAACACACTTAAtgatcattaagaggctaccaaacaactCCTTAAAATTTCTAGTCGTGTGCATTCACGGCACCGCTATGTTAAGGGGTAGTGAtgtaatttctcatccaaatctaaCCCTTATATTAGTCCTCAATTCCCATCTCACTCATTTATATCGGTGATCCGCCTCCTTGATTCCTTGCCAGTCTCACTTGTCTCGCCTCGAGAACTCCGCTCTCAGTGCACCTTTGCAATTGCAGGTAAATGTACATTCTTGGCTTCTTCGTTTTGAGCGTTTCCTCTTTTACTTGTCAATCTACCTTCCCTTGTTTTATTGTTTGTAACCCTTACCCCAAATTTGATTTGAAGTTGGGGATACCAAAATTTGATTATAAGCTcctatttaattaatttaaagtTACTTGGGGATACAAAATCTGATTTAAATTCTTATGGATTGTAATCTACAATTGCATGTTTTGCCCTAATTTGATTTAAAGTTTGGGATACAAAATCTGATTTAAATTCTTATGGATTTCAATCTATAATTGCATGTTTTACCTCCGATCTGATTTTTATGCTGTATTTTGTTCCATCGAAACTTACCTGATCTGATTTATTTCTCTTAAATGATTCAATGTGTTCAAATCCGTTTAAGTGGGGCTACTTAACAGTAGTATTTTCACCTAACAGTTAGTAACATTGCAATTAATTATACAAAAATGATTTGTGATCTCTATCTCGATGATAATTAACGCTTTTTAATTGTTTCCACTAAGGGATATTTGCTGCTAACAACCAATGAAAAGGGAGTTTATTCTGCCAAGTTTACCATTTTAAAAAGTATCACATCGTTGTTGAAAGAAATTTAGTAACTGCATTgtaatcttggttttaaaaagcacgCCTTTGGGGCTTTTTCGCTTGGCGCCTAGAGTAAATACACGAAGCGCCCAAAAGGCAcagattttaggtttttttggggggtcTATTTTGGCCTGAGGCACGCACCTCATGTATTTGAGGCGTTTTTATGCATAAAAATGTTGTACCATGGGTTTTATGGGTTTTTTTGGCTTGTACATGTAGGTAAAATGGCATAAAAACCTTCTTTATAGCTTTATTTTGGGTGAAGTaagctaaaaacctatgggatatatAAAATCACCTTGCGCCTCGAgtacgaaaagcccaccgcttATGCGCTTCGCGCCTCAATTTTAGACCTTGTCGTTTTTGTACGCCTATCACTTTTTAAATCCAAGAATGTAATACACTTCACCCTTGGGTACATGCTGCTTTATCTGTATAGCTTATGTTTTTCCATGCTCTGATAGAGGTTAACCAATATAGGCCATTGCTTTCACTTGTGGTTATAATAGGATTCGGATCGTTTCCCGAACTCCAAAAAATTGAAGAACTTCGAGAATTCCTAACAAccagttattttattttatttattatatatatttagtataattTATGGCtagtttttaatttataatatgtAATTTTATGATTACATATATGTTATATGGGATATGGGTAGAGTTAGTATACAAAGGGTGTTTTTCCTAAGAAGTTTAAGAAGCCTTATAGACCATTAGATTGTAATTTTGAATGGATGAGATTGATCAGTGACAATTTTTTGTAAATTGTGTTTAATTTTTAATGATTGATTTAATGGCATACGAGCATAAAAGTAATTCCGGGTGTCTTACACTCAGAAACCTACATGCGACTTCCCCCATCTTTTTTAAACACTAATTTTTTATAcgtaactgttttttttttttttttaattatgttggtgcacttgtgtctgtactttgtctgtattcggtcacgatgtaaacgatgtcctgttcttgtgttgtaagttgaccaagtcaaccatcctccggtttgacttggacaacagttggtaaaagttgaaagatgtactgtctcgaaggataagagatcgaaggatgatgtggatccttcgatctcatcgaaagatatgcttcgaatgattagacctcgaaaggtaatctttcgaggtccctgctgatctttcgagtgacttgtcttcgatagatgatccttcggaccatctatcggatccttcggactgcacatcatgagctgggtataaatacccatgcagtgtgttgtgttagaCAGTTCTGAGAGTGCAcaaccgagagatagagagtttcttgagagcattctgtccggaactcacacacacactttgagagtttacatgttagatttgtaaacattgtgcttgtaaccgaaaccttcatttgcattaatacaagttgtgttaatcggtgaacccgtgtgtgtttgTCTTTCtacttgtttcatcccggtttgctcgctagcttggattccgcactcgctagtgggttagtataacaaggtttgaggttcgtcgtcatccgacaaaaagggacctacaagtggtatcagagcttggctctttaccttgtttaaaaccgggttattcaagttcttggtgtgtgtttgaacacttggtttaacacccgtttttgttggtttttctacacttttaaactggaaaacgtgttttaaacttaccgggagtgttcgtaagtgggttgggtaacttaaaaacttgtttttgagtgtgttggtaatttccggccatattccggtcaatattccggtgactggtttgaagataaggttttcctttttgggtaaattatctttcaaaatcttggTTGGTGAGATAGTACAACCTGCCATACcctttttgccgaaagttgacttaccaacccatcaccttttcaccaacccgtcacatctgtgtcagtgtgtcagtgcacattcgaaagatatccttcgacttcgaaagatatccttcgacatcgaaagatcatctttcgatcaaggaaggctcgatagaTCATCTTCTTTCGACACATCCTTTGAAgtccgaaacatatctttcgaccaaggaatcttttcgaaagacagtgtccgaaagataaggatttaactcgaaagataaggatctttcaaaagggaatccttcgagttcttgaatctttcgaaattattgttcgagattcaacagtaatctttcgagtactgttgatccttcgaacaatagttaatctttcgattgtggtcagtttattgttaactagtttctgtgatttcagatctttcgaccaggatccttcggctgtgtgatctttcgggtggCTATTATCCTTCGAGACAGTGATATAGTATTCATTTTTCTGATCAAAAATGAATCCAGCATGGGGTAATCCGTCAATTGCAGAGAGCAATATGTTTTCTGCAAGATCCAGTGTGCCATGCAATTCTGATATGTATTTTGGAACTTCCAGTACTTCGTTTGCAAGACCCGTTCCACACGCTCCATTAAAAACGGAGTACGTCACAatcacagattgttttggcaatccaaaacaagttcctgtaaagccagctcccaccacagacatgtatggaaatccattacccccagttgcCGTGCAACACCATTATTCTACTGTAGAATCGTCATTTCTTAATCCcaagaacagtagtcagacaaaaacggcgttgtatgctgaaattgtcaaagatgtcaGCAAGGGTGGATCCTCGGGGAATGATAACAGTTCTGAACATGttagaagttcagatgaagatgtttcaacttcagttgagggtgatacaacttcaagttcaagtgaggatggatctgaatgtgaatcatcaagggagattgttgattctgatgcagaaaggccaacacctgagagtaattccagtcaggtatgtgttgatgaaccaactgctgtagattgtgataattgtgctagattaaaggcaaacatgtctgagttgcaaggcaaacatgatgctttacaagctagtttgtttgacttgcaagacaaacatgtttcattgaatgccaagtggtgtgaattgcaaagcaaacacgaagctttgcaagagaaatatgatgtgacatttatccacaaccagaagttgaccgtggatctttcaaaatgcacagaagccaatatgttttatgaaaaccatgaaaaagaatttaagtcaatgattgagacattaaagaaagataaaactgaattgactaaaatggtttccagaaaacaaacggacattaatttgtatatctcacgtcttgagacaatgcaaaaagaaatggtctgtgtaaaaacggaaagtgaggcaatccaactcaagctagatagctatttgagttctagctatgtgttagcaGGGGGCGAGaatagttatttgagttctagctatttGAGTGAATTATTTATCTTGTTCTCGTTGTCCTCGCATTAATTTTTCTTCTAAATCAAACCTTCCCATATACTATTCTCGCCCCCTGCTAACTACATTGTTATTCTAAGTGCAATTGGCATTTACCAGGAGCTTGAATAGTCGGTTTTCCTTTTCATACTGTAGGTATGTCTGCAAAGCACGATCAAAATGCAAGCAAAAGGAAGAGATCCGATACTGTTaaagaagatgatgattcacCATCCTGGTCGATCCCAGATATTCTTTTATTAATCATGATGCGGCTGGGAATTGTCGACTTTCTTGCATTCAGCGGTGTGTGCAAGTTGTGGCGGACAATTGCACTCACCAACAGGAAAAAGTTCCTGTTGTCTAGACAACGGATGGCCATACGCATCTCCACTCGAGTGGCTAATAGAAAAGAGTGCTGGTTAGAGGACTGTGACGGAAGAGTGTTCCGGACCATCCTTCCCCGTTCTAGCGGCAGGACCTGTGTCGGGTTAGTTTCTGGTTACGTGATCTTGTTCGGGAGGAAAACCCGTGATTTCCGGCTTGTAAATCCTATCACAAGGCATGAAGTTAATTTCCCTCGTTTCCCCTTTCACGTGGTTGCTCATCCAAACGCCTTTCAGGGTACCCTCGTCTTTTCACGAACAGCGGATAGGTGGGTGTTTGTGATCTCATCCCGACACTCGTGGACAATATCGTTCTCGTTTAATGGTAAACGAGCCAGCTGGACTCATCTGTCATCCCATGTCCCAATCAGTGATTTAGCATTTTTTAAAGGAAAGATATATGCCTTGAACGAAGACATTGGTTTATGTGAAGTGAGACTCGGTCCTAACCCCACCTTGACACCGCTAAAAATGAAGAATTCCTTGAGGTCACGTGTCTTTCTTCCAGAGTTTGTTATTTTAGGTGAAAAGCTGTTCGTGACAGGTTACCAGCCATACAATCCGTTCCCTGTTGAAGTCGACGTTGACAAAGTGAGATGGGTGATTAAAAAACCAGAATTCTGGGAGGATCCTGACATGCTATACCGGTGGTTTAGTTACGTTAATCACAGTGGTGAAGGTAGAAAAACGCGTGTCATAAACATGCCATACTTCCCTCATGAATGTTGGGATGCTAATATCCTACATGAGTGATTGTTTTTCTTTGTTGTTAGTCAGAATTTGAATTGTTAAATACCTTTTTTTAAGATCTTTGAGAACCACCATAGATGTATTTGTATCTTTGTTTTTGGTGGGCAGAACTGTTATGTTTCCTCTTTTAGCCAGGTGCAGAAAAATCGAATCATGACAAATAAAAATGAACAGCCAACGATTCGATTAAGGTATATGGGTAGGGTGAGCATAAAAATCGAATAAGCGAATTGATTGAGAAACCcatggtttggttttgtttttttataaccaTTTTTACTGTCCGGTTATGGTTTTATATGTATAAATAACTTAATTAACCGAACCGCACCAACATAAAAAAACACCATTATATTTTTATTCTGATAAATAGTATGTTATATGTAAGAAAagttttattataattattttttattaataatatattagttgTTGTGTGTTATTCTTTATGGATTAAAATGATTGATAATATTTTTATTAGATCCAATATATGATTGGATTTATTAATCGAAACTGGCTTGAATCCACTTCCTTCATGTTGGTTTGGTCGATTACCGAATTAACCAAATTGTGCTTTAGATTTATTAATTCAATTATGAACAATTTGGTTAATTCagttgtaggtccggctaggggaggatctagtcgcctaatccttgtgtacaaaccaacccggttgtgcggaatccaaccgagatagaacacgcaatgATAATATGGACACGAGatttcaacgattaacaccaGTGTATTAATACTATGAAAAGTCAGTTACAAATCAACGTTTACAAATGTGCTCTGTAAACTCTCTCTCTCGTGTGTGTGTTCTGTGGAAATCTATTCAGACTTCTTTTCTTGTGTGATGTCTGTTTGTTGTGTTTATATAGTACACATGACGAAATCCAAAAGGCCCACGAAAACACATGGACGAAATCAAGAATATGGATGAAATCAGGTGATTTCGTCCTATTTGGTTTTCATCTAAAAGGTGATTTCACCAAAAACGTGATTTCACcaacaagtgttttcatcatcaggGGACATGGACGAAATCCCTTGATTTCGTCTCATATGGGCTTGGGCTTAACAGTTGGACTTGGGCCTTAGAACAAACAAACACCAAACAATCATAAACTATTCTCTATCATGCATACTGCACACACGCAGTTGCATGAACATCGTACAATACAAAGTAAATCGCATACCGAGTCAAGACAGGAGGATGTCTTGACTACGGCCTTCACTTCgtagccgagtcgaaccgagtcgAGCCGTGTCCACAcgatatgtatcaacaaactcccccttggatgctgCTCGCGAGGTTCGTAATCTCGTTCTCCATCTCTTGATGGTTCATTCATTCTTGTCgtaggatcttcaaagtcttcacgtattgtaagcagaaagtgtatcaacaaactccccttttttatgtaggaagtgtgttgacaaactccccttaacataagctcccccttgagttatgctcgtg
This is a stretch of genomic DNA from Helianthus annuus cultivar XRQ/B chromosome 16, HanXRQr2.0-SUNRISE, whole genome shotgun sequence. It encodes these proteins:
- the LOC110917415 gene encoding uncharacterized protein LOC110917415, producing MSAKHDQNASKRKRSDTVKEDDDSPSWSIPDILLLIMMRLGIVDFLAFSGVCKLWRTIALTNRKKFLLSRQRMAIRISTRVANRKECWLEDCDGRVFRTILPRSSGRTCVGLVSGYVILFGRKTRDFRLVNPITRHEVNFPRFPFHVVAHPNAFQGTLVFSRTADRWVFVISSRHSWTISFSFNGKRASWTHLSSHVPISDLAFFKGKIYALNEDIGLCEVRLGPNPTLTPLKMKNSLRSRVFLPEFVILGEKLFVTGYQPYNPFPVEVDVDKVRWVIKKPEFWEDPDMLYRWFSYVNHSGEGRKTRVINMPYFPHECWDANILHE